The genome window TGAGCTGATTGAAAGGACTATCCATGGATAATCCCAAGATTTTTTCCATTCAGCACTTCTGTATCCATGATGGTCCCGGCATCCGCTCAACGGTTTTTTTTAAAGGCTGCCCCTTACGCTGTGTGTGGTGTCAGAATCCCGAATCCTGGAAAAAGGAAATGGAAATCGCCTTCAGGGCCCACCGCTGCCTTTCCTGTGGCCAGTGTGCGGAAGCCTGTCCCCAAGGCCTGAAGCTGCCGGAAAACCGTCCATCGGAGGCCTGTTCTCTCTGCCTTGCCTGCGTGCAGGCCTGTCCCGCTGAAGCTCTGATTGCCATGGGAGAAGCCTGCACAGAAGCGGATATTCTGGCCAGACTGAGGCCTGAATATCCCAATTTTGAAGCCACAGGGGGCGGTGTCACCTTTTCCGGGGGAGAGGCGGGAATGTTTCCAGGTTTTCTTTCGGGCCTTGCTGCCAGCCTGAAAAAAGAGGGCGTTCACCTTGCCATGGAAACCTGCGGGATGTTTGACAGCAAAAATCCTGATACAAAAACCCTGCTGCAGCATCTGGATCTTCTGCTCTTTGACGTGAAAATCTTTGATACGGATCTCCATAAACGTTTGTGCGGTACAGGCAATTATCCCATCAAGGCCAATCTGAGGGAGGCGGCAGAAGCCATGAATTCGGGAAAAGGCCCCCTTGTCTGGCCTAGGCTTCCTCTGGTGCCGGATATTACCGACGGAGAAGAAAACCTTAGCGAATGGGCCGAATTTTTGTCGGATCTGGGTTTCAGGGAAATCACCCTTCTACCCTTTCATGATCACGGAAACAGTAAACGGCTCTGGCTTTCGGAAATGCCAAAATCTTTACCCGTCATCCGTACGCCGGATGCAGAGGATCTTCTCCGGGCGGGCAGCATATTTGAAAAATATGGAATGAAGGCGCATGAAGCCTTGGAATAAAAGCCTTTTGTGCCCGAATGGTGCCGGACAGGGGGGCGGTTCAGCGGGCATAGGCAAAGGGTGTCCCTGAAACATAAACGGGGAGTAAAAACCATCCACAGGGGCAGGCCTTGCGTTTGTCCGGATCTCCGGGCCAGTCATGGCTACCAGCAACCGGAGCACAACAGTATCGTTGAAGTTTTTCAACCTGAAGCGTTTTTTTATAAAAAAAAATCTTAATGATTTTCCCTTTCATGCCGATAAAAACTTCAAACGCCCTCAGGAACAAGGGGGATTTCCCCTTAGTGGCGTTTATGAAAGGGGGATATCATGATGCTCGAAGCCTTCAAAAAATATAAAGCAATTCGCAACATGGATATAGGAGAAGAAGGATACGGACAGGTCGGTTCTATTTTCAGGGATGAGCATGATCGTCTCTGGCTTCACCTGAACGCAAAGGTATCCAAACGTTACACAGGAGAACTCACCCCATTGATACGCAGAACAGGCAATGAAGCCAATGCCTTTGACGTGGATACGGCCAATATTTTTACACCCTTTGCAGCCAGATCCCGCAATCTGGAACGACATGGAGATTTTTTCTGCCTGGATGATGCACCCCTTGTACAGAAAGAAGAAAAAATAACCCGTACCCATGTGAGTCAGGCCAGCCCGACGCCTTACGGAGAAATGCTTGCTCCCCTTTTTGACATATTCATGGCTCCTGAAATTCTCAATGAAGTGCTGATCCGCACCAGCGTTCCCGAAGTGCTGCGTCAGGAAAAGCCTTTAAGCAGCGGCGTAATTCTTTATGGTGAAGGCGGTACGGGTAAAACCGCCCTTCAGCGGGCCATTGCAGATGTTTACGAAAGAGCCGGAGCCCATGCAACGGAACTGAACGTGGCAGCTTTAAGCGAAAAATACATAGGCTCCCTTGCCCACAATCTGGACGCAGCCATTTTCGAGGTTGTGGAGAAAACCGCCAAAAGCGGCAGGCCAGCCTTCATTTTTCTCGATGAGGCCACCTCCCTTGTCATGAACAGCGAAAGCCACAACAGCTCCGGCGCAGACTATTATCAGGAAGCAGTGGATGTACTGAAAAAATACATTGCCAATTATCCGGATCTGGTATTCAGCATCACCACCAATGCAGACCCGGAAACCTTTGATGACACCCTTATCCGGGACGGCAGGCTGGCTCCCATACGCATACCGGCTCCGGGCCGTAGTGAAAAAGCCGCCATGTGGCGATTTTTCCTTAAAAAACATGATGTCTTTGAAGACATCGGCGAAGGAGAAGCCCTGCAGCTTGCCGATGGTATTCCCGATGAAAAAGGAGCCTTTATCAGCCGCTTCTGCAAGGATTATCTGGCAAGAAAAAAGCTTGCCATGGAAACGGCAAGGGCTGCTTCAGGATCTCTGCTGGAATCTTTGGCTGCAGGCCATTTCATAAGCCTCGATATGGTAAAGAAAACCCTGTCTTTGGATACACTGATGCAGGATATTCAGAAAGCCCTACAGCTCAGACCCGGCAAACCCGTAAAAGCCGCTGTAGGTTTTCTGAAAAAATCCGCCATATGAATATTCTCGCTTCATTTACCCTTATATCCCGTATCCGGAGGCAAGTTACTGCCTCTGGATGCGGACTGAGCAAGGACATCACATCTCTCATTCTCAATATGTCCGCTGTGACCCTTCACCCACTGAAACCGCACCTCCATATGATCCAGAAGATCCAGAAGCCGTTTCCATAAATCCGGATTCAATGCCGGTGTACCGTCGGATTTTTTCCAGCCCCTCGCCCGCCAGCCCCTTGCCCATTTTTTTTCTATTCCCTGAACCAGATATCTGGAATCCGAGGTCAACAATATGGGCACACCCTCATTTTTAACTGCCTCAAGGCCGACAATGGCCCCGAGAAGCTCCATGCGGTTGTTAGTGGTCAGAGAAAATCCAGCACTGAACTCCTGCCTGCTGCCATCTTCTTGTATTACAACGGTACCGTAGCCTCCGGGGCCGGGATTACCAATGGCACCACCGTCACTGAAAACATGAATGGGATAATCCAGGGGATCAAGGCCAGCGTCCTCATATGGCCGAAGCTTTTTTTTATTGCCAGCTGAAGCATCCGGAGAAGTTACAGGATTTTTTCCGGCCATGAAAGCTTCGGCATCCTCCAGCTTCTCAAAACCTTTGTATCTGGCTCCGGGAAACCCCATCACCTGAACCTGAGCACCCTCACCTCCGGCCCAAACCCTGTAGATACCCGGCTTTTTACCCCTCAGCACAGCGTAATATTTTTTTAAAGCCAAACCAGCCTTCCTTTCATCCAAAATAATAAAAAAAGAAATTGTTTTATTTTAAAATAAAGTATGTTAAATTTATTTTTAATCCTCTTTACATCTTCTTTAAATCCCACCTCCCAAAGGCCCACCAATTAATCCCGCCTCAATTTCACTATGGCGGCCTTAAGGCCGCCGCCTGCCACTTTCCGGCTCTTCTTGACACCCTGCCATTATTTCCCTTATAGCATAGTCAAGGATACAGCATCTTTCCTAAAGGCTTTCCCACAGCTCAATTTTAAGGATAAAATATTATGATTCAGGAATCACCCTCCCAAGGTCCCGGGATTCTGCATTCTCTGGGAGCCATTGTCCTCTACCGAATTCAGCTTGCCGGTCATTTTACCCTTTTCCTTGCTGCCGGATTCTACCATATCTTTTCATGGCCCATTCAGATACGTAAAATATTGCAGCAGGTTTATTTCATAGGCGCAAAATCACTTCTTGTTATCTTCCTCACCGCACTTTTCACAGGTATGGTTCTCGGTCTGCAGGGTTATTACAGTCTCGTGGCCTTTGGTTCAGAAGCCTTTCTAGGCTCCGCCGTAGCCCTTACCCTGATCCGGGAACTTGGCCCCGTGCTCACTGCCATTATGGTTGCAGCAAGGGCTGGCTCTGCCATGACTGCAGAAATCGGCATTCTTCGCATATCAGAACAGATTGATGCCCTTAAAACCATGAACATCCATCCCATACGTTACCTCTTCAGCCCCAGACTGGCAGCAGCCATCATCAGTATTCCCCTGCTTGCCTCTGTTTTCAATGTTGTGGGAATTATCGGCGGCTATTTAACCGGTTCCAAACTTCTTGGCGTCAACCCCGGTGTCTATTTTTCCAGAGTAGAATCCAGCATTCTGCTCAGTGATGTCACAGGCGGTCTTTTGAAATCCCTGGTCTTTTCCATTGTGGTGGCCACGGTATGCTGCTATCAGGGCTACTTCACCCACCGCCGTAAAAACAGCTTCGGGTCTAAAAGCGTGGGGCTTTCCACCACATCCGCCGTTGTCCAGAGCTCGGTACTGATTCTGATTACCGATTATATTCTCACCTCCATACTCCTGTGAGACATTAATGGAAACACCTCTGATCCGTCTTGTTAATGTTCATAAAAGTTTCAGCAGCAATCCCGTACTCCGTGGTGTCTCTCTCGATATCATGGAAGGAAAAACCACAGCCATCATCGGAAAAAGCGGTGAAGGTAAAAGTGTTCTACTTAAACACATCATCGGTCTGATGCAGCCGGATGAGGGAGAAATCCTCTACAGAGAAAAGCCCATAAAAGAAATGAGCCGTGAAGAAACCCGTATTTTCAGAAATAAAATGAGTTACATGTTTCAGGGCTGTGCCCTGTTCGACTCCTTAAGTATTTTTGAAAATATTGCCCTTCCCCTTAAAGAGGGCACACGACTTTCTCCTTCTGAAATCAAAGAAAAGGTTGGAGAAAGACTGAAGCAGCTTGACCTTGAAGGCACAGAAAACCAGTATCCTTCACAGATTTCCGGCGGCATGATGAAGCGGGTTGCCATGGCCCGTGCACTGGTAACAAGTCCGGAGCTGGTCCTGTTTGATGAACCCACCACAGGGCTGGACCCCATACGTAAAAACGCAGTGCACAGAATGATTGCAAACTACCAGAAAGAGCTCGGATTCACAGCCCTTGTGGTCAGCCATGAAATTCCGGACATTTTTCACATCGCTCAGGAAATCATCATGCTGGATGAAGGTCAAATTGTTTTTTCCGGCAGCTCAGAAGACATTCAGGCCTGTGAAACGCCGGTGGTCCGCCAGTTCCTGCTTGGCGAGGCCGATACCATGTTTATTGACTAGAAACTCCCAATAAAGCTTTCATCCATGGAGCAGAGTAATGAAAAAATTTACCCTTGAAACAACGGTCGGAATTTTTGTTATTATCGGAATTCTCTGCACAGCTTATCTGACGGTAAAGCTGGGCAAGATGGAACTGATCGGGAGTAATTATTATACCATTCAGGCCCGGTTCTCATCCATTGCAGGCCTTACCAACAATGCCAGAATTGAAATTGCAGGCGTACAGGTGGGCAGTGTCAGCCGGATGTCCCTTGATCCAGAACGCCTGGTAGCCATCCTGGACCTTAAAATCCAAAAACATATTCCCATCTCCGAAGATACCATTGCCTCCATCAAAACATCGGGTCTTATAGGAGAAAAATATATTCAGCTTTCCCCCGGAGGATCGGACGTTTTGCTTAAAGAAGGTGATATGCTTTTTGAGACTGAATCGCCTCTGGACATTGAAGACATGATTTCCAGATATGTTTTCGGCGGCATCAAATAGCTGGGGCATCCCTACATAAAAAAAGGAGTGGTCATGCAGAATCTTCTTAAGATTTTTTGTGTTTTTATATGCCTTCTGATTTTCCCCCTTGCAGCCAGTGCAGACATGGGACCCCTTGAAACCATAAAGGTAAGAATCAATGACGCCATCGCCCTGCTGAAAGACCCTGCCTACAAAGATCCTGACCCGGAACTGGCTGAAAAACAGCATCAGGAACTTTTTGAACATGTACAGGGAATTTTTGACTTCAGAACCGTATCCATGCTGGCCACAGGCCGGAACTGGCGACGTTTTTCAACAGAACAGCAAAATGAGTTTGCCGATCTTTTTGCAAGACTTCTGGCAAACACTTACATAGAAAAAGTACAGGATAATTTCCGGAACGAAGAAGTGGTTTTCGATGATGAAACCATAATCAGTGAAAGCAGGGCAGAAGTCAGCACGAGGGTTCTTCTCAATAATATGGAAGTACCGGTAATATACAGACTCAGAAATATCCGCAATCAGTGGCGCATCTATGACGTACAGATAGAAGGTATCAGTCTGGTCCAGAACTACCGCAGCCAGTTTGAAGAGTTTCTCTTCCGCAGGGAGCCGGCTGAGCTGATTGAGGTAATGAAGCAAAGGATAGACAGGCTGGAAAATGACCGCATTCAGAGACGGAAAGAAGGCCGTCCTGCAGATACGGATGCAGATGATATGCTTCGCATTCTTTAAATCTGCCAATTAAATCAAATGAATGTAAGGAAAAAAATATGGGTTTCCGTTTTATCTGTATTCTTCTGCTTGTGACGGGTCTTATCTTGCAAACAGTTCATGCTGAAGAATACTGGGACGATGATGATGCCTTTTTTGCGGAAATCGAAGCAGAATATGCCGCAGCACCCTCTCAGAAAATTGCGGATCCATTTGAACCCTTTAACCGGGGCATGTTTGTTGTCAATGACAAGCTGTATTTCTGGGTACTAAAGCCCGCTGCCACAGGATGGCAGAAGGTCACACCCTCACCGGTCCGTACTGGTATCAGAAATTTTTTCAGGAATATCGGAGCTCCTGTGCGGGTAACAAACCAGCTTCTTCAGGGAAAGGGAAAGGCTGCTGCTGCGGAAACAGGCAAATTTTTTGTCAACTCCATCTGGGGCATATTCGGCCTGATTGATGCCTCCCAGCAGCTCCCATCCCTGCAGGTGCCTCCGGAAGACCTTGGCCAGACCCTTGGAAAATGGGGTATAGGAAACGGATTCTATCTGGTTCTTCCATTCTTCGGTCCCACAACCCTGCGGGATGGTGTGGGACAGGTCGGTGACTTTTTTCTTCAACCCACCACCTACTATACAAGCGGAAATCCAGAGGGATGGGCAGCGGTCAAGGCTACGGAAACCATAAATACCACGTCTTTCCGCCTTGGTGATTATGAAGCCATTAAAGATGCTTCCCTCGATCCTTACACCGCTGTGCGCAATGGCTATATTCAGATGCGTATGCAGGCCATCAGACAATAGTTGTAATAAGAAAAATCAATTATATTTCCTGCCAAGGGGCATCCGTAAAGGGTGCCCCTAAAACACATGGCCGCAAAACCCTTTACAGGGGCATGCCTTCCGCCTACCCGATTTAAATTATCCGCTTTCATTATATGACAGCAACCATGCCCGCAGACAATTACGGAGTCGGATTTCTGAAATTTTCTTTAGTCCATCAATTATTTTACCCTTTTTCAGGCAATCTTTACAAACATTGTTTTAATGTGTAAACTACAAAAACGTGTGTAAATCCGACACTCAATTCCTCATCCTGTACAGGCTCAGACAAGGACAGCATGCATTGTGCTGTGTCCTTTATTTCCTGTCATAGAAGTCCGACAAACACACCATTGGGAAACAAAGCGTTCCCCCACTTTCCAAAGGAGAATCTCCATGCTCCAGAATTTCAGCATACGTCAGCGCATGACTTTCATCCTTGTACTTGTGGCCTGCATGCTGGCTGGTATGTTCTGGTCCACCTTCCGCACGGCCTATACTGCCCGGGACATGGGCATCCTTGAAACAGGCAATGTAATGTTCCGGGATCAGAAAGAAAAGGTCTATGTCGCAACCCACTCCATGGCCCTTGCCCTTGGTGTCATTGCCAGTGAAACCCAAAACCACGATGAACGCGTCCGCCTTTTCCGAAACATGATTCAGGACATCCGCTTTGAAGAAGATAAATCAGGCTATTATTTCATTTATGATCAGACAACCAATGTGGCGCTGCCTACCCGCCCCGACCTTGTGGGCAAAGATTTAGGCGGTGCCAAGGATGCGGACGGAGTCTATTTTGTCCGGGAACTGAACAGTGCTGCAGCCCGAGGCGGTGATTTTGTAGAGTATATTTTTGATAAACCCGGTTTCGGCAACCAGCCCAAACTGGCCTATGCCGAACTCATTCCCGGCACTTCCATGTGGATAGGGACAGGTGTATATATTGACAACATTGCTGCAGAACAGGCCCGCATATCCGGAAGTATCAGCCAGCAGGTGCGGGCTTATCTTTTATGGATTGCAACGATTGCAGGATTTTTTGCCATTTTCTTTTTTATCATTGCCATCCTGACCACCCGGGATGTGGTTGTCTCTCTGAAACACACCACAAGACTCATTGAGAATCTGGCTTCAGGGGAAGGGGATCTGACCCGGCGCATGCCCGAAGAGCGCAAAGATGAAACCGGTGAGATGGCCCTCTGGATCAACCGTTTCATAGAACAGATCCATGCCATTATTTCCCGCATCCGGGAAAACGCGGGAGGTCTCCATACAGCATCTGGAGCCATGCGCAATGAATCTGAAGTTATGGCTGATGGCGTTCGTACCGCTGCCAAAGGCACCCAGGCCCTCAGTGATGCTGCATCCACCATGAGAAACAACATGTCCGGCATTGCCGCTGCCATGGAAGAAACCTCAACCAACACCTCCATGGTGGCCGCAGCCACGGAAGAAATGACTTCCACCATAGATGAAATTGCAAAAAACGCAGAAAAAGCCAGACAGACCACGGGCAATGCGGTAAAAAGGGTGGAAGAAACCTCCCGGAAGGCAAAGGAGCTGGGGGATATCTCAAGGGAAGTGGGTCAGGTCACCCAGACCATTGCGGAAATATCTGCCCAGACCAACCTGCTGGCCCTTAATGCCACCATAGAAGCAGCCCGTGCCGGAGAAGCAGGAAAAGGCTTTGCCGTTGTAGCCTCAGAAATCAAGGATCTGGCAACGCAAACAGCCAAAGCAACAGAAAATATTCGCAATATCATCAACCACGCCCAGACCCTTTCTCTGGAAGTTGGAGAAGATGTGGGCCATGTTAACTCAGCAATTGCCGCCATTGATGACATTGTCAATGCCATTGCCACTGCTGTGGAAGAACAGTCCGTAGCTACAAGGGAAATTGCCGGAAATGTTCTGCAGGCCTCACAGGGGATTCAGGAAGTCAATGAAAACATAACATCCCTGAATACTCTGGTCCGGAATATTTATAGTGACATTGATGAGGTACGCAGCGCCACCACAGCCATCACCGCCACAGGGGATGCCGTGAACAGTCAGGCCGGTGAAATAGCCCAGATGGCAGAAACCCTTGAAAAGCTGGTGGGACGCTTTAAGCTGAGCTGAAATTTTGGTGCAATAATTCCGGTGCAAGGCTCCATGGATGTTTGCAAACGGGATTACAATAGTCTAAGATTCCGGCACTCAAGCCAACAAACCTGGGCCTGCTATGAAAATAATGGGCTTTTGGAGGCTTGAGTGCCGGAATACTTATAGAGGCAGCTCAATTACGGGCATAAAGCTTTAGTACTGCTCAACTGCCTGACAGCCATGGCCGCTACCAGTCGAAAATATTAACGAATAGCAAGGCACGCCGCATTGCGGTATATTCAGGAAAGATCCATGCTCTTCTTACCATCAGCAGCCTCCCATTCATTTTGTGAGGTACTTCCTCAGTGGAAGGATGAAAACACCCTTGTTTCTCCCCTATACAATGAAAGCTACTTTTCCAAAGCCGGAGCCATAGAGGAAAGCCGTCATATTTTTCTAAAACAGAATCGTCTGCCCCATCGCTGGCTTGAAAAAAGCTCTTTTCATATCTGTGAAACGGGCTTTGGTACGGGTCTTAATTTTCTGGTCACGGCTGATTTCTGGCGACGTTTCGCACCTGCCGGATCTACCCTCTTTTATACTTCCGTGGAAAAACATCCCATACCCGCAGATCATCTGCGCCAGATCCACAGGGCATGGCCTTGTCTGAACGATCTTTCAAATCAGCTCCTTGACAAATATCCTCCACCCGTCCGGGGAAAGCATCATCTTTTTTTCAAAGAGCTGCGCATGGAGGTGGATCTGCTCTTTGATGACGCAGAAAAGCTGTCCGAGATCCTTGAAAGAAATGTAGATGCCTGGTTTCTCGACGGTTTTTCTCCCCATGCAAATCCTGAGATGTGGTCAGACAATCTATTTGAAACCATGGGAAAAAAAACTGCGGACAAAGGCAGTTTTGCCACCTTTACCGCAGCGGGTTTTGTGAGAAGAGCCATGATTTCTCAGGGCTTTTGTGTGGAGAAATTGCCGGGTTTCAGGTTTAAAAGGGATATGATCAGGGGCTTTCTAGGAACTTCAAACAGTTTTTTGAAATAAAGAACCTGTTCATATGAGGGCTTCTTTTAAACCTGCACCCTATCTGCCGGTATCATGGGGAGAGCCTCCAGCCTTTGCCGGATTTCTCCTTCCATGGGCAGGGTTTTCTGACCCATTTCTTTAGAAATTGTCACAAAGGTGACATCGGCCTCTGCACAAAGGATATCCATACCCTCAAGATAAATCCGCTGACGCAGCACGGCGGATTTATTGCCGTACTTCAGCATGCCGGAGTGGATTTCAATGGTCTCATTCACCTCAATGGATCTAATGTAGCTGACATTGATATTGACCACAAAAAAAGAAAGTCCCCTTTCAAACCAGCCTTTGAGATCCAGATAATCCTCAAAAATACGCCAGCGACCTTCCTCAAAAAACTCAAGATAACGGGCATTGTTCACATGCCCGTAAATATCCGTATGATACCCGCGGATGCGGATGACTGGAACACCTTTCATTGACCTGCCTTTCCTCCGTAAAACGTTATTCAGCCTGTCTTTACTGAACGAGAAAACGACCTACCACCCGAAAGCAGATTCTGTCAAGCAGCTCTCAGGACAGCACAATTTAGCTGAACGACCTTCCCTTTCAAAACAAGTGCAGCAAATGCTTTTTTAAACATGACAGATACTTTTCCTTACAGAAATATTCTGTTATGGAACCTTCTGTGTGATGATTTTTAAAATTTCAATCAAAGAAAAGAGATAACGCTGTGGGAAGAAAAAAAAGTTTTCGATATCAGGACATAACAGGCATGGACAGGGTACTGTTCCCCAAACTTAAAAGCACTGACCCTATTCGTCTGGAACCCTGCTGGCCTAAAAATCTGCTGAATCGTGAGCAGCCTGTTTTCCTTGAACTTGGCTGCGGAAAGGGAGAATACAGCCTTGCACTGGCGGCAAGGTATCCTGAAAGAAATTTCATCGGTGTGGACGTGAAATCCGACAGGCTTTGGGTGGGAGCCAGCCGTGCCATGGAGCTTGGACTTGAAAATGTCTGGTTTATCAGGGCCCGCATTGATCATCTGGCCGAATATTTCCCTGAAAATTTTGCCGACGGCATCTGGATACCCTTTCCTGACCCTGCCCCCGGTAACATCTCCGGCAGAAAGCGTCTCACTTCACCGCGTTTTCTGAATATCTACAGAAACTTCCTTAAACCCAACGGACTGATACGCTGCAAGACAGATCATGCAGGTCTTTACGATTTTACACTGGAAAATCTGGATGCTGCCGGTGCCCGGCTTTGCCGGGCTTTTGAGGATCTTCACTCCTCGGGCATCAATGATCCGGATATTCTTGGTATTGAAAGCCACTTTGAAACAGAATTCAGGAAAAAGGGATATAGCATAAAATTCATGGAATTTTATCTGGATGAATCAATTCATGAAAGCTTGTGCTTGTCCGCATAATCCTGGATGGAGGCCTTAAGCTTATGACTTCAATCTTATCTCGTTCCGGTCCATGGGCATGGGCCTTCTGGCTCCTGTTTCTGAGTTTTATCATGACCCAGTTCTGGACAGCCAAAGCCATATTTCACATTTTTGAAACCATGCACGGAAGCGAAGCTTACCATGATTCCTGGAATCCTTCATCCCTGACCATGATTTTTCTCCGCAACAGCCTTCTGGGACTGGGCCTGCCCCTTCTTGCCCTTCCCTTCTTCACTCTGTTACGGGAAAAAGGAAAAAAATCCGCTAATCTGCCCTATCCCCTTATTCCGGCCAGCATTGAAAACAACTTTGCCCAGGCCGTGTATCGCCAGAGAAGGGAAAAAAAGCCCTTTGCCCTGTTGCATTGCAGGTGGAAAGAAAGGGAAGTCAGTGGATTCAGGAAAAGAAAAAAGGACATTCTTTCCGATATACTTCAACTGGCACGGGAAGAAATCCGCCTGACAGACCATTTGATTCCACTGGATAACAGGAATTTTGCCATACTTGTGGAAGGCGGTGCCGAAGAAAGCCGGATTTTATCCTCACGCATCCAGAAGGGCCTGGAGAAGGCAAGAGAAAACAGACAGGAGTTTGAAAATATAGATTTCTTATGGTCTGTTACAAGCTACAGACCCGGTGACAGCCTTGAAGAACTCATGGGTCGAGCCCTCCGAAGTCTGGAAAAAGGCATTTTTCTTGATGAAAATGGGGATATCTTATGAAGGATGCTTTTATCCCCTTTTCCCGCATGGCTCCTACGCCCAGCGGTTTTCTACACCTTGGCAATGCCCTGAACTTTATTCTGGCCCGGCTTTTTGTTTACAGGCAGGTGGGGAAGCTGC of Desulfobotulus mexicanus contains these proteins:
- a CDS encoding AAA family ATPase, which encodes MMLEAFKKYKAIRNMDIGEEGYGQVGSIFRDEHDRLWLHLNAKVSKRYTGELTPLIRRTGNEANAFDVDTANIFTPFAARSRNLERHGDFFCLDDAPLVQKEEKITRTHVSQASPTPYGEMLAPLFDIFMAPEILNEVLIRTSVPEVLRQEKPLSSGVILYGEGGTGKTALQRAIADVYERAGAHATELNVAALSEKYIGSLAHNLDAAIFEVVEKTAKSGRPAFIFLDEATSLVMNSESHNSSGADYYQEAVDVLKKYIANYPDLVFSITTNADPETFDDTLIRDGRLAPIRIPAPGRSEKAAMWRFFLKKHDVFEDIGEGEALQLADGIPDEKGAFISRFCKDYLARKKLAMETARAASGSLLESLAAGHFISLDMVKKTLSLDTLMQDIQKALQLRPGKPVKAAVGFLKKSAI
- a CDS encoding methyl-accepting chemotaxis protein, which codes for MLQNFSIRQRMTFILVLVACMLAGMFWSTFRTAYTARDMGILETGNVMFRDQKEKVYVATHSMALALGVIASETQNHDERVRLFRNMIQDIRFEEDKSGYYFIYDQTTNVALPTRPDLVGKDLGGAKDADGVYFVRELNSAAARGGDFVEYIFDKPGFGNQPKLAYAELIPGTSMWIGTGVYIDNIAAEQARISGSISQQVRAYLLWIATIAGFFAIFFFIIAILTTRDVVVSLKHTTRLIENLASGEGDLTRRMPEERKDETGEMALWINRFIEQIHAIISRIRENAGGLHTASGAMRNESEVMADGVRTAAKGTQALSDAASTMRNNMSGIAAAMEETSTNTSMVAAATEEMTSTIDEIAKNAEKARQTTGNAVKRVEETSRKAKELGDISREVGQVTQTIAEISAQTNLLALNATIEAARAGEAGKGFAVVASEIKDLATQTAKATENIRNIINHAQTLSLEVGEDVGHVNSAIAAIDDIVNAIATAVEEQSVATREIAGNVLQASQGIQEVNENITSLNTLVRNIYSDIDEVRSATTAITATGDAVNSQAGEIAQMAETLEKLVGRFKLS
- a CDS encoding MlaC/ttg2D family ABC transporter substrate-binding protein; the encoded protein is MQNLLKIFCVFICLLIFPLAASADMGPLETIKVRINDAIALLKDPAYKDPDPELAEKQHQELFEHVQGIFDFRTVSMLATGRNWRRFSTEQQNEFADLFARLLANTYIEKVQDNFRNEEVVFDDETIISESRAEVSTRVLLNNMEVPVIYRLRNIRNQWRIYDVQIEGISLVQNYRSQFEEFLFRREPAELIEVMKQRIDRLENDRIQRRKEGRPADTDADDMLRIL
- a CDS encoding ABC transporter ATP-binding protein, producing the protein METPLIRLVNVHKSFSSNPVLRGVSLDIMEGKTTAIIGKSGEGKSVLLKHIIGLMQPDEGEILYREKPIKEMSREETRIFRNKMSYMFQGCALFDSLSIFENIALPLKEGTRLSPSEIKEKVGERLKQLDLEGTENQYPSQISGGMMKRVAMARALVTSPELVLFDEPTTGLDPIRKNAVHRMIANYQKELGFTALVVSHEIPDIFHIAQEIIMLDEGQIVFSGSSEDIQACETPVVRQFLLGEADTMFID
- a CDS encoding MlaA family lipoprotein; translated protein: MGFRFICILLLVTGLILQTVHAEEYWDDDDAFFAEIEAEYAAAPSQKIADPFEPFNRGMFVVNDKLYFWVLKPAATGWQKVTPSPVRTGIRNFFRNIGAPVRVTNQLLQGKGKAAAAETGKFFVNSIWGIFGLIDASQQLPSLQVPPEDLGQTLGKWGIGNGFYLVLPFFGPTTLRDGVGQVGDFFLQPTTYYTSGNPEGWAAVKATETINTTSFRLGDYEAIKDASLDPYTAVRNGYIQMRMQAIRQ
- the rnhA gene encoding ribonuclease HI is translated as MALKKYYAVLRGKKPGIYRVWAGGEGAQVQVMGFPGARYKGFEKLEDAEAFMAGKNPVTSPDASAGNKKKLRPYEDAGLDPLDYPIHVFSDGGAIGNPGPGGYGTVVIQEDGSRQEFSAGFSLTTNNRMELLGAIVGLEAVKNEGVPILLTSDSRYLVQGIEKKWARGWRARGWKKSDGTPALNPDLWKRLLDLLDHMEVRFQWVKGHSGHIENERCDVLAQSASRGSNLPPDTGYKGK
- a CDS encoding MlaE family ABC transporter permease, which encodes MIQESPSQGPGILHSLGAIVLYRIQLAGHFTLFLAAGFYHIFSWPIQIRKILQQVYFIGAKSLLVIFLTALFTGMVLGLQGYYSLVAFGSEAFLGSAVALTLIRELGPVLTAIMVAARAGSAMTAEIGILRISEQIDALKTMNIHPIRYLFSPRLAAAIISIPLLASVFNVVGIIGGYLTGSKLLGVNPGVYFSRVESSILLSDVTGGLLKSLVFSIVVATVCCYQGYFTHRRKNSFGSKSVGLSTTSAVVQSSVLILITDYILTSILL
- a CDS encoding glycyl-radical enzyme activating protein, which produces MDNPKIFSIQHFCIHDGPGIRSTVFFKGCPLRCVWCQNPESWKKEMEIAFRAHRCLSCGQCAEACPQGLKLPENRPSEACSLCLACVQACPAEALIAMGEACTEADILARLRPEYPNFEATGGGVTFSGGEAGMFPGFLSGLAASLKKEGVHLAMETCGMFDSKNPDTKTLLQHLDLLLFDVKIFDTDLHKRLCGTGNYPIKANLREAAEAMNSGKGPLVWPRLPLVPDITDGEENLSEWAEFLSDLGFREITLLPFHDHGNSKRLWLSEMPKSLPVIRTPDAEDLLRAGSIFEKYGMKAHEALE
- the mlaD gene encoding outer membrane lipid asymmetry maintenance protein MlaD, which produces MKKFTLETTVGIFVIIGILCTAYLTVKLGKMELIGSNYYTIQARFSSIAGLTNNARIEIAGVQVGSVSRMSLDPERLVAILDLKIQKHIPISEDTIASIKTSGLIGEKYIQLSPGGSDVLLKEGDMLFETESPLDIEDMISRYVFGGIK